In Sphingomonas sp. SORGH_AS_0950, the following are encoded in one genomic region:
- a CDS encoding Fe2+-dependent dioxygenase, giving the protein MLIAIPNVLDPAGVAQVRSIVDAGEWADGNATSGPQAALAKRNAQLPEDSAAATQAGRMVLDALGRSPLFVAAALPLKVYPPLFNRYAGGQAFDVHVDNAVRLKRGSDFRMRSDLSLTLFLEDPAAYDGGELVVEDLFGEQRVKLGAGDAVLYPASSLHRVEPVTRGCRVASFLWVQSMVRDDGERRILFDLDRAIQRVGAEKGQGDRSVVELTGVYHNLLRRWADA; this is encoded by the coding sequence ATGCTGATCGCCATCCCCAACGTCCTCGATCCTGCCGGCGTGGCGCAGGTCCGTTCGATCGTCGATGCAGGGGAATGGGCGGACGGCAACGCCACCTCCGGCCCGCAGGCCGCGCTCGCCAAGCGCAACGCGCAACTGCCCGAGGACTCCGCCGCCGCCACCCAGGCGGGGCGGATGGTCCTCGACGCGCTGGGCCGGTCGCCGCTGTTCGTGGCGGCGGCGCTGCCGCTGAAGGTCTATCCGCCGCTGTTCAACCGCTATGCCGGGGGGCAGGCGTTCGACGTGCATGTCGACAATGCCGTCCGTCTGAAGCGCGGCAGCGATTTCCGCATGCGCAGCGACCTGTCGCTGACGCTCTTCCTCGAAGACCCCGCCGCCTATGACGGTGGCGAGCTGGTGGTCGAGGATCTGTTCGGCGAACAGCGGGTGAAGCTGGGCGCGGGCGATGCGGTGCTCTACCCCGCCTCCAGCCTCCACCGGGTCGAGCCGGTGACGCGCGGGTGCCGCGTCGCGTCGTTCCTGTGGGTCCAGTCGATGGTCCGCGACGATGGCGAGCGGCGCATCCTGTTCGACCTCGACCGCGCGATCCAGCGGGTCGGGGCGGAGAAGGGGCAGGGGGACCGATCGGTGGTCGAGCTGACCGGCGTCTATCACAATCTGCTGCGCCGCTGGGCCGACGCCTGA